ACCGGGAAGCCGAGTTGCGCCTCAAGGACGCCGTTGAAAATATCTCGGAAGCCTTCGTGCTGTGGGATACTGAAAGCAAGCTGGTGTTGTGCAATTCCAAGTACCAGCAGTTCCATTCCCTGCCTGCGGATGTGTGCGAACCTGGCACACCTTATGGGGTGGTCACGGCAGCTTCGAAAGAGCCGGTGGTGCAGCAATTCGTATCGGCCGAACTCAACGAGACATCAGGCGCGCGCTCGATGGAAGTGCAGTTTGCAGATGGGCGCTGGCTGCAGATCAATGAGCGGCGCACCAAGGATGGCGGCTTCGTTTCGGTGGGCACCGATATTACCGCGCTCAAGCGCCAGGAAGAGCATCTGCTCGACAGTGAGCGCAATCTGATGATGACGGTGCGCGACCTTCAGAAGGAACGCCAGCTGGCTGAAGAACAATCGCAGCGCCTGGCTGATCTGGCCGACAAATATGCTTCGGAAAAAACCCGTGCTGAAGCGGCGAACCGTTCGAAATCCGAATTCCTCGCCAATATGAGCCATGAACTTCGCACGCCGCTCAATGCCATTATCGGGTTTTCCGAAATCATGGCGCAGGCCATGTTCGGGCCACTGGGTGCGCCCAAATATGATGAATATGCCAATGACATCAGGAAGAGCGGGCAGTTCCTGCTCGATGTGATCAACGACATTCTCGATATGTCGAAGATCGAAGCGGGCAAGGTCGATCTGGAGTTTGCTGACGTTCAGTTGAGCGGGCTGGTGGATGAAGTGATGCGGCTGGTCGCGTCACGCGCGGCGGAAAGCAAGATCAATATCGACCGTGAATTGAAGCGCATCCCGTCCTTCCGGGCCGACAAGCGCGCGCTCAAGCAAGTGTTCATCAATCTCATGTCGAACGCTGTGAAGTTCACGCCGGAAGGCGGCACCATCACCATCCGGGCGGCGCATGACGGGCGCATTGTGCAATTCCAGATTATCGATACCGGCATCGGCATTCCGCCCGAGGACATTGAAAAGCTGGGCCGGCCCTTCGAGCAGGTGGAAAACCAGTTTACCAAAACCCGCAGCGGTTCCGGGCTGGGTCTGGCCATTTCGAAATCGCTGGTGGAAATGCATGGTGGCACCCTGGTGATCACCTCGTATGAGGGCCAAGGCACCACGGTGACGGTGGAGCTGCCCTTCATCCAGGAACGCGCCACGCAAGCGGCCTAAACTTTAGTGCTGGTGGCGTGGGCGCTCTTTGATGGCGGTGGCCAGCAGGCCGCGCTCTTCGGGGGTGAGCTTGGTGAAGAAATCCTTCAGCACCTGTGCGCCCTCCGCTGCCACGCTCTGGCGGCCGGTGGTAAAGCCATCAATCAAGGCATTCACTTCATCGATTTTGAATTCCGGTGCAGTCAATAGATCGGCCAGCTTGTTGGCGCTGTCATCGGCCTGGTCACGCAGCGCATCGAATTTCTCGCGGCTGTCACGGAATGGCTTGTCCAGCTCACGGCGGCGCTCACGGCCCACATCGAAGAAGAATTCGCGCGGCACGAACTGCCCGTAATTGACCGGCGGCTTTCCCATCGGGTTGCCGCGGTAAATGCGCCCGGCCAGCAGGCCGAGGATCACCAGGTTCAGAACCAGCGATGCGATCAGGCAGAAGCGCCAGAAGCCCGAACTCGTATCAGGCATCCAGTTTCTGCGCGGCGCGCGCGAAGTCGGCAAATCACTCATGACTGGCTGCCCAATTCAATGCTCGTCAGGTCATCAAAACCGGCCGGGCCGAAATCATGCACAGCGGTGCTGGCATTCATCGCCACATCGGCATTGTCGTCCAGCAGGTTGTTCACCCGCGTATCGCCGCTCAGCCAGAAGCCGATCACCAGCGAGGCTGCAAGTGCAGCAGCCAGCGGCCACGGTGCGGCCTTGCGCTGCACCAGCACCTTTTTCTG
This genomic interval from Aestuariivirga litoralis contains the following:
- a CDS encoding PAS domain-containing sensor histidine kinase; the protein is MAKAQIKELFFRDNTLHLKWFGGRGLNVTERAMRVLITVLTALFLGVLATALLSQLWSNRSQNLIEESRLTLLHAERASQNIRLTAFDNKDGKPLVLDQALLEKSVPMDATEHERFFLLLDGAGNITASMPLHQDWVGQPITSIMGPKFVTETVVNADEMAPTTLATGEDALLVSKNLGTTPGSLIALQKKDVVMAIWRNSVAKLTSLFVVTFFVLVLLAGAFHWQAGKALDADEMLNHATGRLDTALEGGACGLWDWNLMADKIFWSKSMYDILGLAPNGEYLSFREFANRLHPDDERLDYLIDELLRGKRKIFDQEFRMRHENGSYVWLRARAALAKGHASNDPHLVGIVFDISRQKKLDAMNREAELRLKDAVENISEAFVLWDTESKLVLCNSKYQQFHSLPADVCEPGTPYGVVTAASKEPVVQQFVSAELNETSGARSMEVQFADGRWLQINERRTKDGGFVSVGTDITALKRQEEHLLDSERNLMMTVRDLQKERQLAEEQSQRLADLADKYASEKTRAEAANRSKSEFLANMSHELRTPLNAIIGFSEIMAQAMFGPLGAPKYDEYANDIRKSGQFLLDVINDILDMSKIEAGKVDLEFADVQLSGLVDEVMRLVASRAAESKINIDRELKRIPSFRADKRALKQVFINLMSNAVKFTPEGGTITIRAAHDGRIVQFQIIDTGIGIPPEDIEKLGRPFEQVENQFTKTRSGSGLGLAISKSLVEMHGGTLVITSYEGQGTTVTVELPFIQERATQAA
- a CDS encoding periplasmic heavy metal sensor, whose translation is MSDLPTSRAPRRNWMPDTSSGFWRFCLIASLVLNLVILGLLAGRIYRGNPMGKPPVNYGQFVPREFFFDVGRERRRELDKPFRDSREKFDALRDQADDSANKLADLLTAPEFKIDEVNALIDGFTTGRQSVAAEGAQVLKDFFTKLTPEERGLLATAIKERPRHQH